The sequence below is a genomic window from Theobroma cacao cultivar B97-61/B2 chromosome 6, Criollo_cocoa_genome_V2, whole genome shotgun sequence.
aaattatttccagATCAATCCTTCAGCCTGTTTTAGCTGATACTGCAAtgctaatttataaaaatgaataagtCAATTAGGGAACTgcagaaacaaaaattaattcatatcaAATGCTAGGAGATAGTGAGGTGCTCCAAGCTCAAAGTCCCATATACAAATATGTATGTCAATATATAGATATCATGTCACTAAAATGTGCAGTTCAAGTAGGCATACCTGACATAATCCACAAGCATAACCAATCAATTACCCTACCGGAGTTAGTTTCAAAACTACATATTCCCGCAGCAAAAACAAGTTGCCAGCAGCGCTGGATGCAAGTTTTGGTGCATTCCGGTTTCTCCAAGCCAACCCAAAGCAATTATTGGTAAACCCTTAATAGGTAAAAGTGCATTCATAATTCAAGATCGAGCCCAAAACTACAAGGGTTTGATCCTGATCCGAGAGTCAAGACTTGTTGATGAGGATTAAATCCAATCCACAAGGCACAAAGCCACAGATTTTTGCCAGAAACGATTGCTGAAATCCAAGTGTAATTTCTGCTAATTGACATGATAGGATTACAGGCCATAAGTTCATAACCAAGAGGACCCCTCAACAAGCAACTTAATCTAATCCCATCGTATTTAAGGATTAATGGACTGCAATAAAGTTTAGAAAtccaagttaattaattagatcCAGTTGCCATTTCAAGAAACGTTGACTTCTTATCATCAAACTGGCCAGGAAAAGTCCTCATTTTCATTTGTCTAGCTTCAAGAGGCAAAATTCTTGCTTAAAATCACTATTTTATAGCCTCGTGTTGTTGATTTAATTGTAACACGTTACCTAAAGTGATAATTTCGGTCCCATATGTAGAGATTGAAAgtcttaaaaagaaaagtattttccaaatattttatacCTGTCATGTTGGAAGCATTCTAGAGGATGCCGCCAAATGCTAACCGTAACAATTAATACATTGAAGTACATACCTAACCTTCCTTTGTGGATTTTTTTTCCCcaataaattaaatagaaAGTCTCAAGTGTCAACTTGGGCTTATTCCACAAATTGCAGTATAATGAAGAATATAgtatttatgtatttattaATAGAGGTAAGACTTAGGTGTAATTTCCTAAGTAAAGTTcacaaaatttccaattgaaagaataaaatttaaaccccatttgaTTAATACAATTTAATGATAtgtaaataatttgaaaatggcatcaattcaaaaaatttaatcagATTTAAATATATCTATTCTTGATTATATCCAATGCCCCTTTATTTGCATAATGAAAATCCTCTTGCTCCAATCCTACCAAAAGAGTACAGTTCAGTCACATAaaccaaaaaatttttatttctccaACGGTTTCGTATGATGTGAACAATTAGGAATAAAAGATTGCAAGTACTCTTTGCATCCCcatatatgaaatgaaagtcAAGGATTTCATGTAAAACAATATCAGGACACCTCAGCAAGACACGATTCCCAGGACGCCATTGAATCCCCACCCTTGTAGAAGAGGTTTACAAGCTAAATTCAAGATATAATCCCTTAACTTTCCACTTCAATTAAGTAAATTCCTTtgcaaaggagaaaaaaaattaaaaacaatgtCTGTCCGAAAGGAGTatcttgatttggttttggtCCCTGGTGGGCTGCTGATCATGTTTGCTTACCATCTAATCCTCTTCTACAGATACCTGCATCGCCCTCACACCACCGTTATTggctttgaaaacaatgacaAAGAAGCTTGGGTTGAAAGAATTATGGAGGCAAGGCTCTTTCCTAGTTTCTCCTCtcccttattttttttttttctgttgttGTTGTAATCAAATCGATCAAACCAGGTTTTACATTTCTAGCATGTTTGGGTTGGTGTTTGCAGGCTGACAAGAAAGATGTCAGTAATGCATTGACTGTGATCGGGTCCAACACATCGGCTGCGACTTTCTTGTGCTCAGTCTGTTTGACTCTCAGCTCCCTGATCGGAGCCTGGCTTGGAAGTTCTTCAGATAATATCTTTCAAAGTAATTTAATATATGGGGACACGAGGCCATCCACCATTTCCATCAAGTATATTTGCCTTCTGACCTGTTTTCTGCTTGCTTTTTCATGCTTCGTTCAATCAGCCAGGAACTTTGTCCATGCAAACTATCTAATAACCACACCAAACTGTGAGGTACCAGTCGAATCTGTGAAAATAGCTGTTCTCAGGGGAGGTGATTTTTGGTCGCTCGGGCTTAGAGCACTGTATTTCGCTCTTGATTTGCTTCTCTGGTTTTTTGGTCCGATTCCAATGTTTGTTTCTTCTATAGTCATGGTATTCATCCTCCATTACCTTGATACCAACACGAAACCAATGCACCGTTATCGAAATCCAACCACTCAGAAGAAGGTCACTGCTAGAAGTTCAGTTGtctagtataggatttaattTTCAGTTCCAGGAATTTGGAGAAAGCATCCAACATTCTTTTTTCACATATGTAATCATTGATTGTTTGAAGTGAACCAACACAAGAGCTGAAGCAACTACTTGTATTGCACATCAAGCAAGTTTGAAAGGATTGAAACTGCTGATGGCTAAGCGTGGGGAGTTCCCATTCACAATTTTGTTCCTTGTCGTAACTTGTAAGTTAGCTCTCCCACATCAGTTAACAGTGTTTGATTTGTTAACAAGTAGTTGCAATATCTGCATCAAGGAACTAGGCTGCTCACAATCATGTCTAGGATACCTTCCTCAGTAAGCAAAAAAATCTGTTTTAGCAATTAACTCTGCATTTATTTGCAATTATAACGGACCAAACTCTGTTTTGACTTGCTCTCATATGTACAATTTGAAATTGAGACCACCTGGCTTGTTCTAGACCTCTAAAATCTCGTACATGGCCGGATCAAGCTTAGGCCCAACATGACCGGATCGTAGGGTTGAAACAGGGCCATGTTCATAGTGCTAGCCTGAATGAACAATATATAAAAGCCCAATTCTTGTCTGGTAAATTCGAACTTTGGGTTACGattttaatttacttaaaaCTGATTCACGTAGATCATTACATGTCCTGATTATCAACGTCGTAAGACATACAAAAGACATTGATTGTGATATAAATAAGTAAGTATGCAGTTCCTTTTCACCCACCaaggaaaacaaaatcatGCCGTCATCACTGTTCGTCATTgtacctttttctttaaaacttGGGAAATTCAAGAAAGTTACGAGTGCAGCAGCACTTATGTCAAACctaacaattttttaaaattgaaaggaGTAGGCTTTTCCTCCTAAATACTACCACCATTACATCCAACCCCATATTTAATTCCCAAGTTGGACTTTCAAGTTTCaaacatttattttaaaagaagaaaaaggaaaagggtgTTTGTCCTTGGCATGGATCATAAGATCACAAATTTTGTACTGGAACGTGAAATACTTGCGCAGTGTACTTGGATTTAAAAAAGGAATCCACGCGAGCGACACCGTTTTGGGCGATTAAGTCTGGTCTGGCGCTCTTCGTGTGTCCCGTCCCGTGTGACAACAGCCCGTCAGGCCACCCTCCCCTGTTTCCCTTTCCACTCGCTTCCTCCCTTGGCTTTTCACTCCCTGGCGCTGCAGATGCAGTTTTGGCCGTTCCTTAGCCGTACGATCAAATTGTTATCAATGTTGTTAACCTCAATGGGCAGCCGACAGGCTCTGATCAGACAAAGACCGGTCTAGTTCCTTTTGGCAAGTCTCATGTGGGTCCTATCACCACATATCTCACGCCACGTGTCCCATCCAACATCTTGGGATAAGAGTAAgtgaaaatccaaaaaaaaaacacacaataaaaaaaaggaaagaaaaagttggGGCATTCTCGAGGGGCGAAAAGAAAGAGGTTGGATATCTAGCACGGACACAGTTAAAAGACCAAGCAGCTCACTGGGGGGAAGCTGAAATGGCGAGACTACCCTCCGTCAGATGTTGAAGGGGTTGAGGGCCCGGACACGTGAACGGTGAGGAAAGAGGCAGAGCGTAGGTACAAAAGAAGCATAGGGGCGCGTGCGAGGATGATTGACATGACTAAAGTACGATGAAAGGCTGAGACAAACGCAGAGCAGAGACATGAAGGAAGAGGGAGCAGCAACCCGCGTAAAAGTCGAGGGGTCTCTCTGCAGAAAAAAAAGGCCTAACTTTAGTCATTCGGGGCCCCTATCCCTTTTGATTATGAcccctttttccctttctctgCTGCAACGCTACAACAACCCTCCCCCACCCCCCCAACTCCCACGCGCCCCCCCGCCACGTCGTTTTTGCTTCAGCGTCACGACCCCAAAACATAATTATATCTCTCTGCCtcaatttcaaaatcactCATGGTAACTAGtttctttgtctttctttctttctcttttgacAAAAGTATCTTTGTCTTTTGAGATAACTTTTGACAATATTTACTCCATAGTTTTCAAGATTTAATAACAAGACTTGATATTGAAATTTAGTTCAAAAGCCAAAGAAACTTTACTTTGTGAACAGAAGTTTAGCCCCTCTCCTCTTAACTCATTCGGTTCAACTAGTCCTGTCCAAATAATCACCAGGTATTGCTTGAAGTCTAAATTGTATAGGAAACCAAACCCAACATACGTGAATTCGCGTGTGGTTTCAAAGAAACCTTTTATCATATACGACTAAGTTTTTAGTACCACGTAAAAGGAGCTCAAATTTGTTgtattaaaggaaaaaattaataacacacgtcaaaatgaaatgagaaaGGAAACATGCCTGCAGCTTGCAGTACAAGGTCATGAATGAAACAAGTAAATATGGAGTAGATATTTGAGGAACGTGGGGTGGTTTTATGTGATAAGGCTCATGGGAGTAAAGGTGGGGTAGGACAGCAGAGAATCTTGTTTTGAAGAAAAGGGATGTAATTTGAAGGCAGCCGAGAGAGAAAGCGATGTACTGAGGTAGGGTCATGTTAAGATTGGGGGAGGAGATTGTTCAGCTGAAAAGTGCACACTCCATTGCCAGAGATGCTTTTACTCTGTTTTAGGTTTTCTCCTTTTTAAATGATGGTCTTGGTCGACCAACAGCCATCCAACCCCATCCTCCTCCAAGCTTTCGTTTAGTCCAAGAAAAACACCCTTCACGTACAGCAAAACCTGCACctgaaattctagaatttccttgtaTATATGCCATACAACGTTGCAAAATGAAAGCTAATTGCAATGCTTTGTCATACTTATAACTGATACTAGTTAATGAGCAAATTGATCTAGAGGGATGAAAAGTGGCGTACGTAAGATTATGATTGTCTTCCACCGTGAgcctcttttgttttttctctgGGATGGTAGTGAAAGGAGTTGCGTATGCATTAATCTAGGCAATGAAATCCAGTGATCGCAAAAAGCTTGATACACTTTGTCTGTAATGTGAAAACATGGCTTTTTTTGTGTTTGGAATGTTCTAATTTGCCTGGTTAACCATGATAGACAGCTTGTTTTTGGttaaaccaaaagaaaaatgaaacatATATATAGCTTTGTCCGAATACTGAGTTATGCTGCAAAAAGAGTAATATTAGTTTCTTTGTATCATACTGGCTATTaatcaatttccttttttcttatttttaatggcAGGAATAGTAATAAGATAAACCTAATATATCAATCCCATTGAGAACAGAAAACCCATTTTAACTAACTGATTAGGGAGAAGAAGTTAagattgttttgaaaaaaatagttaaaccCTTTAAGTTAaccaaaataataagaaatgcCCCTTAAAAAGCAATTGATcgcatctttttctttcttttgtccaTGGATAAATTGAGTCAATAAATAGGactagaaatgaaatgaaatgaaatcatatcatatcatatcatgtaGTCACAATTATTGCAATTTGCCACAAGATAAAGACAACATCtgtttaagaaaaattttcaacatggAAATGATTTTTATATGAGACGACAAAATGAGCTACAAACCCATCTTGCTTTTACTTCTCCTTAATTTTTGGTaatctcacctttttctttctttctttctttctttttttttcaatatggcaTCATTAACATCTCAGAGGGTTCTTGGAATCAATAAcccaaaagcaaaaaataaaatcaaattaaaaaaaagaaaaaaaagatgcTCTAATGTGTAGGACCCAAAcccatttcttcttttggcTAATTTCAACAAAGTAGAAGTACATTGGTTTGATCAATCTCTATGTGAATCTAAGAATAACTTTATGGTACTTCCCCTTGTTGTTTCAAATGGGCAATTATTAGTTTGGGGAACCCGTGCACAAGCAataatttttgattttgttaatgccataaaataataactatACCAACCTAGACGCGACAAAGTTAACCAATTGTTGTCTTACAGCATCAGTCAAAAGACAGCATTATAAGATCGGTTAAGATAAGATAAATACtgt
It includes:
- the LOC18596774 gene encoding uncharacterized protein LOC18596774, producing MSVRKEYLDLVLVPGGLLIMFAYHLILFYRYLHRPHTTVIGFENNDKEAWVERIMEADKKDVSNALTVIGSNTSAATFLCSVCLTLSSLIGAWLGSSSDNIFQSNLIYGDTRPSTISIKYICLLTCFLLAFSCFVQSARNFVHANYLITTPNCEVPVESVKIAVLRGGDFWSLGLRALYFALDLLLWFFGPIPMFVSSIVMVFILHYLDTNTKPMHRYRNPTTQKKVTARSSVV